TGAAATGACATGGCTCTAGCAAAATCAAAGTTTCTTGTAATTACATGAACCAATACATGAAGAACGACACTGTTTTCTGACGTGAAAATGGGCAGAAATATAAACTGATTTCTGATACATAAGACATTTATGCATATATACAACCCAGTTTGGTTTGCAGAAGAAACACCGATTGAACTTAGAAATGCGAACACCTCTATCGAACTGAATTTCATCACTTCCGTGGAAAGAATGCACCAGAATGATAAATTCTCAAAGCAGAAGTTATCGGTGCTTTGACTGACTTGACTGTGTGATATCCACGCCATCATTTAAGTTCTTGATGTTGATTTATCAACTGGCCTTTTCACTTCTGCATAACCATATTCTGAGGGCAAGACATACAAGGATGCTACACCTTTTACACCATGTGTCTTTTACACCTTTTAACCATTTCACATAGAGCCAGTTTCTCCCAAATGTACAGAATCTTGAGACTCTGTAGTAGAACAAAAGATTATCAACTAAGTGTTCCATCTGATTAAGGAAGAAAGCAAGAATAATTGATACACATTCTGAAATAATCAGAAAAACGTTTTATCTTTCAGGAAGGAAAGGAGTTCAGTGGTAGCAATAAAAGACAGGAAACCTGCACGAAAAGTAGGCCATCTATACGTGACCATTAGCAGTAACAGTAAAACAAAACTTTCCATAGCGTTCTGGTTTTCATCAATTACTTGTATGAATTTACCACAAGCCATGTCCAACAGAAATCAGCTGAAAGGTTGGTAATCAGAAAGAATCTCACGAAATCTATTCAACAATTGGCAGGCATCGGACACTAACAGTAGACATGAATATATGAGCAGAAAGAGTTAGAGCCACTTATACCAAGAAATGGAAGATTATTTCAGAAGTAGCGATACGTAGACAACAGACATGAATATAATATCTCACCTAGGGTGCCAAAACTTCAGATATATTAAGTAGGATCCATCATCTATGCCAGGCTCTTTCTGACTTAAAAGAGTCTGATGAAGAGATTACTGAAAAGAGAAAACTATATGTACTTTAGTTGTGTGTGCTTCATAGTCCCCTCTGCTTCATCCACAAGGACCATTTAACAGCCTCCAAGTATTTATCATTCTTCTGCAATGTAGTAATCAGATTGGTGTAGGTTATCTTATCAGGTTCTACCCCATTTTGCCTCATTTCCTTGACCAAACCCACAGCATCTTCAACCATTCCAGCAATTCCATATGCCTTTATCAGTGTATTATAGCTACACAAATCAGGTCCCAGCCCACATTCTCTCAGTTCTGTGAGCACACCTGCAACTTCATCAATCCACCCTAGCTCTCCATAGATATTCATCATAATGTTGTATGTATAATGGTCAGCAGTACAGCTTGAATTCTTCATTCTCTGCAAGACACTTCTAAAACTCTCCATCTGACCTTCTTTCCCGTAGGCATCCAACACACAGTTGTAGGCTTCGAGGGAAACTGAAAAGCCATCAAATTGCATAGTGTGTATGGTTGATGCCATATTTTTGAAGTCTCTTTTGCGTCCATAAGCAGCTATAATGGTATTGTAAGAGATTACATCAACCAATCCTCGTTTTCTAGCCATCATGAACAGTTCCCTAGCTTTATTGAAAAGCTTAGCCTTTGCATAAACATCAAGCATGACATTGAAGGTAATGGTATTAGGATCAAAACCACGCTGAAGCATCTCATTGAAAAGTCTGGAAAGTTCACCAACTGGCAGAGCACGACCACAGCAGTTTATGAGGCAATTATACAACTCCTGATCCCAAACAACTCCACTCTTCAAGATTTTGAAATACAGATCATTTAACTTATCCATCATTCCACGCTGTTGGTAAATGCGAAGCATGTCCCGGAACAGATAAATGTCTGGAACCATGTCCTTTTCCTTCTCCATTGTTTCTAGAACAGAACAAGCATCCTTCAAAGATCCAGCTTTGACATACATTCTTACGACAATGCTGAAAGCAATCACATCTAAATCAATTCCAGAAGATTTTAACTTCATATAAAGTTTTTCCCCCTCATTAAATTGGCCCATAGCAGTGTAAATGTCAATCATGGTACACGAGATGTGCAAATTTGGTCTATCATCAGATTTGGGCATAAAAGAGTATATCTTAACAGCACTGTCAAGATGGCCCAGCTCCTTGCATGAGCAGATTAACAAATGATACAAGTTATCCTCAAAAACTGGATCATTCCATTTTTTGTCACCCAACAATTTTATAGCCTCATCAACCAACAGGTTTTTTACATAAGCAGTGACAAGAATGGAGCATGAATTCTGGTTAACGGTAACATATTGATAGAAGGAacctttcaaaagaaaaggaattttaTCAATCCTTCCGACCTTCTCATATGCTTTCAAAAGAGTTCCAAGGATTGAGGAATACTGGCACCCTATCTTCAGCATATCATCAAGAGTTCTGCAAGCACCTTCTTCATCCCCATGCTCAGCTTGCAAATTTATTAGCGTGTACAAGTTGGGTGAGTTAGGCTTGAATCCCAGCCGCTTGAGCTCCTTATAGTACCATTCTGCCTCCTTATAATTGCCAACACGACCCCAACCTTCAATCATGGAACGGTAGGTTGTATCATCAGGCTCTAATCCAGCATTTTGGATGCCTGAGAACAGCCGTTGAGCGGCAACCATATTGGATGCCTTTCCGTAACCAGTGATCAATATATTGTATGCAACAATAGTAGGGGAAAACTTGGCTTCTTGCATTGAAACCAACAGCTGCTCGGCCTTCTCTAACTTCCCTTGCTGACTATATGCATTAAGCAAAACCAACCAATTCTCCAAATTTAACACCACCTTATCGTCTCTCATCAAACCGATAACCTCTTCTGCCTTGTCATACAAACTCAAACGGGTATAAATAGTGATCATTGCCGAGTATGCGGACTGACATATTATCCCAAAACTCCTCATTTTAGCAAAAGAAAATTCTGCCTCCTCAACATTCCAACCCTTCTGGTAAAGCCCCATTACCATACCAAAAGTAGCGACATTTGGCTGAACCCCAAGCTCCAACATCATCCTAAACCATTTCCCACTCAACTCCACACTCCCCCGTTTAGAACAAGAGTAAATAAGTGTGTTAAAGACTCTACAATCCAGCTCAGAACCAAAACTCTCCCTCATTTCCCTAATCATCCTCTCAGCAGTATCCCAATCCTCCCTCCTACCCAACACTCGAAAAACAACATTGAAAGCACTAACATTCTTTTCAAGCTTCCCATTACTCCTCATCCACTCAAAAAACCTCAAAGTTTTATCATCACTGGTACCCTTCTCGAGCCGTTTCAAAACATCATTACATTGCTCTAAGCTCATATTAGACCCAACAACAGAGTAATTAACATCCAACTCACCATCATACACAAAAAAGCCTTCCCTTTCTAGCCTGCTACCTTTCCTTTTACAACTAAACTTAAAACCCACTTCCCTCTTAGTCCCTTTCTTAGCAcccttgtacttaatttttctcTCATGTTCAAAATCGAGGTCCTTTTGTTCATTCTCACTAACCAAACCCTCTGAAGTTGATAAAAAAGGGTCCTTTTCAGACAATTCAGTTTCGATTCTAGACACCTTAACAGCACTAAATCTACTCAAAGAAGTGATCAAATGAATACAACTAGAAATGGAAAAAGGTGTAGAATTGCCAGGGAAATGAAGTGGGTTTGTAGAGAAATTTGACTTGTTTGAATAAAATGAGTCTAAAGAAGTTGGTGGTAATCTAAATGATGCCATGGCAATAGTTCAATGAACAGCTAAAtcaagaaagatggattttttttagaagaagagTTATGAGTGGCATACCTTGGTGGATGTAAAGTGGGGCAGGTGAGAGGGATAACGGAAATTGAGGCAGTGGAGGCAAATACCTTccttttcattatttgttttggcTTCTTCTATGTGGAAGTTAAAGGACTAAATTTTATTCTCATGTAAACAATtgggaccaaaatgaaaatttgcATATTATTGAGTCAGccttaatcaattatttttgtttgttttattttttttaaaaaattacctgTAGGAGGGTTTGTTCGATGAACTTTATGGGTGAATcagatttaatatatatttaatattgtgatatagaatatattttgcttgaaaatatataaaaataaattttttaattttttatttatttttcacatcaatacattaaaatcattaaaaaatattaaaaaaattaatttaatatttttttcatgttaaatacaatttaaaaacacatacaaacacaatttcaagcataaaattaattaatttaatattaaaactaattcaAACTTATCATCAAGAGTTTTTCAAGACATATCGAGTTATGTTGGGTTTGACAATTATATTCTTtgtaaaaccataaaaaaaatctgcaaAATATTAATCTGCATGATGTTGTGAGATAAGAACAAAATCTAGTCAATATTCATAATGAATTTTTAACAAGAACAGTATCCTTAAATGTTATTGTTTCTATTTGTGGATATACCTTTTCCTTAATTAtgttagaaatataatttttatctttataagtACAAATTGATTGAAAGATatcatttaacaataaaatagtaaaattttaaaaatagacagaaatttcttattttcaaaaaaatcattacaggaaaaaaaaagaaaaaaagaaacaataaattaacacaagatgaatggaaaattggaAATTGTCCTAACTAGCCACCCGTTGCATACTTTCACCAATAGCCACCAtgcaactttatatatatatatatatatatatatatgttttccttcttATAATTACACCATCAAAAATCTCTGGAGCTTGTTTGATaatatgattatgattattttttaaataatttttttatgttaaaatatatattaatgattttttttatttttaaaaaattattttgaaatcagtatatatatcaaaataatttaaaaacacttaaaata
The Populus nigra chromosome 3, ddPopNigr1.1, whole genome shotgun sequence genome window above contains:
- the LOC133690070 gene encoding pentatricopeptide repeat-containing protein At4g30825, chloroplastic-like — encoded protein: MASFRLPPTSLDSFYSNKSNFSTNPLHFPGNSTPFSISSCIHLITSLSRFSAVKVSRIETELSEKDPFLSTSEGLVSENEQKDLDFEHERKIKYKGAKKGTKREVGFKFSCKRKGSRLEREGFFVYDGELDVNYSVVGSNMSLEQCNDVLKRLEKGTSDDKTLRFFEWMRSNGKLEKNVSAFNVVFRVLGRREDWDTAERMIREMRESFGSELDCRVFNTLIYSCSKRGSVELSGKWFRMMLELGVQPNVATFGMVMGLYQKGWNVEEAEFSFAKMRSFGIICQSAYSAMITIYTRLSLYDKAEEVIGLMRDDKVVLNLENWLVLLNAYSQQGKLEKAEQLLVSMQEAKFSPTIVAYNILITGYGKASNMVAAQRLFSGIQNAGLEPDDTTYRSMIEGWGRVGNYKEAEWYYKELKRLGFKPNSPNLYTLINLQAEHGDEEGACRTLDDMLKIGCQYSSILGTLLKAYEKVGRIDKIPFLLKGSFYQYVTVNQNSCSILVTAYVKNLLVDEAIKLLGDKKWNDPVFEDNLYHLLICSCKELGHLDSAVKIYSFMPKSDDRPNLHISCTMIDIYTAMGQFNEGEKLYMKLKSSGIDLDVIAFSIVVRMYVKAGSLKDACSVLETMEKEKDMVPDIYLFRDMLRIYQQRGMMDKLNDLYFKILKSGVVWDQELYNCLINCCGRALPVGELSRLFNEMLQRGFDPNTITFNVMLDVYAKAKLFNKARELFMMARKRGLVDVISYNTIIAAYGRKRDFKNMASTIHTMQFDGFSVSLEAYNCVLDAYGKEGQMESFRSVLQRMKNSSCTADHYTYNIMMNIYGELGWIDEVAGVLTELRECGLGPDLCSYNTLIKAYGIAGMVEDAVGLVKEMRQNGVEPDKITYTNLITTLQKNDKYLEAVKWSLWMKQRGL